The Camelina sativa cultivar DH55 chromosome 14, Cs, whole genome shotgun sequence genome includes a window with the following:
- the LOC104742262 gene encoding protein DETOXIFICATION 33 isoform X1 produces the protein MVGKNNTLPLLDPRDPPEINGTKPASKVWAKEFGEESKRLWELAGPAIFTAISQYSLGALTQTFSGRLGELELAAVSVENSVISGLAFGVMLGMGSALETLCGQAYGAGQIRMMGIYMQRSWVILFTTALCLLPVYIWAPPILSFFGEAPKISNAAGKFALWMIPQLFAYAANFPIQKFLQSQRKVLVMAWISGVVLVIHAVFSWLLILYFKWGLVGAAITLNTSWWLIVIGQLLYILITKSDGAWTGFSRLAFQDLYGFVKLSLASAVMLCLEFWYLMVLVVVTGLLPNPLIPVDAISICMNIEGWTAMISIGFNAAISVRVSNELGAGNAALAKFSVIVVSITSTLIGVVCMIVVLATKNSFPYLFTSSEAVAAETTRIAVLLGFTVVLNSLQPVLSGVAVGAGWQALVAYVNIACYYIIGLPAGLILGFTLDFGVQGIWGGMVAGICLQTLILIGIIYYTNWNKEAEQAESRVQRWGGTARE, from the exons ATGGTTGGAAAGAATAACACTTTGCCGTTGCTTGACCCTCGTGATCCGCCGGAAATTAACGGAACCAAACCGGCGTCTAAAGTATGGGCCAAAGAGTTCGGCGAAGAGTCCAAGCGGCTTTGGGAGCTAGCGGGGCCGGCGATCTTTACAGCCATCAGTCAATACTCTCTCGGCGCACTCACTCAGACTTTCTCAGGTCGTCTCGGCGAACTCGAGCTCGCCGCCGTTTCAGTTGAGAACTCTGTCATCTCCGGTCTTGCCTTTGGTGTCATG TTAGGGATGGGGAGTGCGTTGGAGACATTGTGCGGACAAGCATATGGCGCGGGACAGATTAGGATGATGGGAATATATATGCAACGTTCGTGGGTCATTCTCTTTACCACTGCTTTGTGTTTGCTTCCCGTCTACATTTGGGCTCCTCCTATTCTTTCCTTCTTCGGCGAAGCTCCTAAGATCTCTAATGCCGCGg GGAAATTCGCACTGTGGATGATTCCACAACTATTTGCGTATGCAGCCAACTTCCCGATACAGAAATTTTTGCAGTCACAGAGGAAAGTTCTTGTGATGGCTTGGATCTCTGGAGTGGTTTTGGTTATACACGCAGTATTTAGTTGGCTCTTAATCCTTTACTTTAAGTGGGGACTTGTAGGTGCAGCCATCACTCTCAATACCTCGTGGTGGTTGATTGTTATTGGTCagcttttgtatattttaatcacTAAATCAGACGGTGCATGGACTGGATTTTCTCGGCTGGCGTTTCAGGACCTCTATGGATTTGTTAAACTTTCCTTAGCCTCTGCTGTTATGCTCTG TTTGGAGTTTTGGTACTTGATGGTTCTAGTCGTTGTTACCGGTCTTCTTCCTAATCCGTTGATACCAGTCGATGCCATCTCCATTTG CATGAACATAGAAGGGTGGACTGCCATGATATCAATAGGGTTTAACGCTGCCATAAG TGTAAGGGTATCAAATGAGCTGGGTGCGGGAAATGCAGCTTTAGCTAAATTCTCGGTGATAGTTGTCTCCATAACTTCAACTCTTATTGGGGTTGTGTGCATGATTGTTGTCTTAGCCACAAAAAACAGTTTCCCTTATCTTTTCACTTCTAGCGAAGCAGTGGCAGCAGAAACCACAAGAATAGCCGTCTTGTTGGGCTTCACTGTCGTCTTGAACAGCCTCCAGCCCGTCTTGTCAG gGGTTGCGGTTGGAGCTGGGTGGCAGGCTCTTGTTGCATACGTTAACATTGCGTGTTATTACATTATTGGACTTCCTGCTGGTCTTATTCTTGGATTCACACTAGACTTTGGCGTTCAG GGAATATGGGGAGGTATGGTAGCTGGAATATGCTTGCAAACACTTATATTGATTGGAATCATCTACTACACTAATTGGAACAAAGAG GCTGAGCAAGCGGAGAGTCGGGTTCAGAGATGGGGAGGAACAGCTCGGGAGTGA
- the LOC104743909 gene encoding nucleolin-like, with protein MVRGEKSLNSISHNLPGIFNRQEEVEEITLQAAPATTLKVNKKRKAKKVARRSSTRSKKVAAQYDEVEDVTPQAMSEDEKEDSEKGNDKDVTPEADQTEKAMSEDEKEDSEKGNDKDVTPEADQTEKAMSEDEKEDSEKGNDKDVTPEAAQTEKAMSEDEKEDSEIEGEACLTGQEQQEDEEEAANMEEDGVGIGQDNAIPSNTDERSQVPEERVKERKKRGPTKMRKVAENPNENVSVTFNDFGDHVGPCSITLSSFLNVLVREHVPVTLSDWRKVDAVTKQAMGGLTCKKNGIKLLFSSKSEISEGLEVKAIVKLWNSWVRSKTNAAFTEISNNYRNMRQNQIPHTTSRKGMLRLVDDMEQIQSLDSQMDSTSTADNIREDVVGKILGKDKPG; from the exons ATGGTAAGAGgggaaaaa TCTCTCAACTCGATTTCTCACAATCTTCCTGGAATCTTCAATAG ACAAGAGGAGGTAGAAGAGATAACACTACAAGCTGCTCCAGCAACAACACTAAAGgtgaataagaagagaaaagcaaagaaagtggCTAGGAGAAGTAGTACTAGAAGCAAGAAAGTGGCTGCTCAATATGATGAGGTAGAAGATGTTACACCTCAAGCAATGtctgaagatgagaaagaagattcTGAGAAGGGTAATGACAAAGATGTAACACCGGAGGCTGATCAGACTGAGAAAGCAATGtctgaagatgagaaagaagattcTGAGAAGGGTAATGACAAAGATGTAACACCGGAGGCTGATCAGACTGAGAAAGCAATGtctgaagatgagaaagaagattcTGAGAAGGGTAATGACAAAGATGTAACACCGGAGGCTGCTCAGACTGAGAAAGCAATGtctgaagatgagaaagaagattcTGAGATAGAAGGAGAAGCTTGTTTGACTGGACAGGAACAgcaggaggatgaagaagaagctgccaATATGGAAGAAGATGGTGTTGGCATTGGTCAAGATAATGCGATTCCTAGCAACACGGATGAAAGAAGTCAGGTACCAGAGGAAagagtgaaagaaagaaagaaaagaggaccAACAAAGATGCGTAAAGTGGCTGAAAATCCTAATGAAAATGTTTCAGTTACTTTCAATGACTTTGGTGATCACGTTGGACCTTGTTCAATAACATTATCATCTTTTCTTAATGTCCTTGTGAGGGAACACGTTCCGGTTACACTTTCTGATTGGAGAAAAGTTGATGCAGTGACTAAACAAGCAAT GGGAGGTTTAACTTGCAAGAAGAATGGCATAAAGTTGTTATTTTCAAGCAAATCGGAAATATCTGAAGGGTTGGAAGTCAAGGCTATTGTCAAAT TGTGGAACTCTTGGGTTAGGAGCAAGACTAATGCAGCTTTCACG GAAATAAGTAACAATTACAGGAATATGAGACAAAATCAGATTCCTCACACCACCAGCCGCAAAGGAATGCTTCGTTTAGTTGATGATATG GAACAAATACAATCACTTGATAGTCAAATGGACTCTACATCAACTGCTGATAACATAAGAGAAGATGTTGTGGGCAAGATTTTGGGAAAAGACAAACCTGGATGA
- the LOC109128723 gene encoding uncharacterized protein LOC109128723, with the protein MDVTAYYTELETLWEEHKNYIGLPVCTCGKCESSAALLWEKLQQRSRVTKFLMGLNDSYEATRSQILMIKPMPSIEHAFHMVTQDEWQKIITKPTQTDGVVFQTFGLPTIVVYDVPTYEGPIDNVAYAVQNTYRPRKSRPLCTHCGMSGHVVQKCFKLHGYPPDYIPGFKSISSGYHSQRMANPQNVQQKGQSQSITSQYHLRAHTVANITSSSSYVPPPALNAINLDVSKMTSDPTTLDVHATSRKLGSF; encoded by the coding sequence ATGGATGTAACTGCCTATTACACTGAGTTGGAAACTCtctgggaggagcacaagaacTATATTGGGCTGCCTGTTTGCACTTGTGGCAAGTGTGAAAGTAGTGCTGCTTTGTTGTGGGAGAAATTGCAACAGAGGAGCCGTGTAACTAAATTTTTGATGGGTTTGAATGACTCATATGAAGCCACTCGAAGCCAGATCTTAATGATCAAGCCTATGCCATCAATCGAGCATGCTTTCCACATGGTGACTCAAGATGAGTGGCAAAAGATCATTACTAAGCCTACTCAAACTGATGGTGTTGTTTTTCAAACTTTTGGTCTTCCTACTATAGTTGTATATGATGTTCCTACCTATGAAGGTCCTATAGATAATGTGGCTTATGCTGTTCAGAATACATATCGCCCAAGGAAATCTCGTCCTCTTTGTACTCATTGTGGGATGTCAGGACATGTTGTTCAGAAGTGCTTCAAGTTACATGGATATCCTCCTGATTATATTCCTGGTTTCAAGAGTATTTCTTCTGGCTATCACTCTCAACGTATGGCTAATCCACAGAATGTTCAACAAAAAGGTCAATCTCAGTCTATCACTTCACAGTATCATCTGAGGGCTCATACAGTTGCGAACATCACATCTTCTTCGTCATATGTCCCTCCACCTGCTTTGAATGCAATTAACTTGGATGTTAGCAAGATGACCTCTGATCCAACAACTCTCGACGTACATGCAACTTCTAGAAAACTAGGCTCCTTCTAA
- the LOC104743910 gene encoding uncharacterized protein LOC104743910, with product MWRGGGGGSSAGGEVLLLPQIPSLTQVISKILANRLKIILPKFIAPNQSAFVKNRLLMENILLATEVIKDYHNNNVSPRCALKIDISKAFDSYISWIQTCIFTASFSVQVNGKLAGYFNSKRVLGKATGNNVFGYHPQCKHMKLTHLCFADDLLVFVDGQQSSITGVLKVFEDFATHSGLKVSMEKSTIYTAGITMEDREEILRHFPFEYGSLPVRYLGLPLLPKRMSSADYIPLLEMIKSKIGSWTARVLSFAGRLQLICSVISSITNFWISAFRLPKACIKEIDQLCSAFLWSGPSLNAKKTKVAWSEVCLPKREGGLGLRSIEEANKVSVLKLIWRLLSAKDSLWVNWVKRYLIRSGSIWTEKPNPTLGSWIWKKLLKYRDLAQQFHRVEAHNGEHTSFWFDIWSPLGRLYETLGERGCITMGIPSSSTLAEAVVMTRRRMH from the exons ATGTGGCGTGGAGGAGGAGGGGGAAGCTCTGCTGGTGGTGAGGTATTGCTCCTTCCTCAGATTCCGTCCTTAACCCAAG TTATCTCAAAAATCCTTGCCAACCGACTCAAGATCATCCTCCCCAAATTCATCGCGCCCAACCAGTCTGCTTTTGTCAAGAACCGATTGTTGATGGAGAATATATTGCTTGCTACAGAAGTCATCAAGGATTACCACAACAACAATGTCTCTCCGCGCTGTGCCCTAAAGATTGATATCTCCAAAGCTTTTGATTCt TACATTTCCTGGATTCAGACCTGCATCTTCACTGCTTCGTTCTCTGTCCAAGTTAATGGCAAACTTGCTGGCTATTTTAATAGCAAACGAG TTTTGGGTAAGGCTACAGGCAACAATGTTTTTGGCTATCACCCTCAATGTAAACACATGAAGCTCACTCACCTCTGTTTTGCAGATGATTTACTCGTCTTTGTGGACGGACAACAGTCATCAATCACGGGTGTTCTGAAGGTTTTTGAGGATTTTGCTACTCATTCGGGTCTCAAAGTTAGCATGGAGAAATCTACAATATATACAGCTGGTATCACGATGGAAGACAGAGAGGAGATTCTCAGGCACTTTCCATTCGAGTATGGCTCTCTACCAGTTCGATACCTCGGGTTACCTCTACTACCAAAGAGAATGTCCTCGGCTGATTACATTCCTTTATTGGAGATGATAAAGTCGAAGATAGGTTCCTGGACAGCTCGGGTACTCTCTTTTGCGGGGAGGCTTCAGCTCATCTGTTCAGTAATTTCAAGCATCACCAACTTTTGGATTTCAGCTTTCCGCTTGCCTAAAGCCTGCATTAAAGAGATAGACCAGTTATGCTCTGCTTTCTTGTGGTCCGGTCCTTCACTGAatgccaagaaaacaaaagttgctTGGTCTGAGGTGTGTCTCCCAAAACGTGAGGGAGGTTTAGGACTTCGCTCGATCGAAGAAGCTAATAAGGTGTCTGTTCTCAAACTGATATGGAGACTACTCTCAGCAAAAGACTCTTTATGGGTAAATTGGGTCAAACGTTACCTTATCCGTAGCGGTTCAATCTGGACAGAGAAACCTAATCCTACCTTGGGTTCATGGATTTGGAAGAAACTCTTGAAATATAGAGATTTGGCACAACAATTCCATCGAGTGGAAGCACACAATGGAGAACACACATCTTTTTGGTTCGATATTTGGTCTCCCCTGGGACGACTTTATGAGACGCTAGGCGAAAGAGGTTGCATTACTATGGGTATACCATCATCGAGCACTCTGGCTGAAGCAGTTGTTATGACTAGGCGACGAATGCATTGA
- the LOC104742262 gene encoding protein DETOXIFICATION 33 isoform X2: MVGKNNTLPLLDPRDPPELNGTKPASKVWAKEFGEESKRLWELAGPAIFTAISQYSLGALTQTFSGRLGELELAAVSVENSVISGLAFGVMLGMGSALETLCGQAYGAGQIRMMGIYMQRSWVILFTTALCLLPVYIWAPPILSFFGEAPKISNAAGKFALWMIPQLFAYAANFPIQKFLQSQRKVLVMAWISGVVLVIHAVFSWLLILYFKWGLVGAAITLNTSWWLIVIGQLLYILITKSDGAWTGFSRLAFQDLYGFVKLSLASAVMLCLEFWYLMVLVVVTGLLPNPLIPVDAISICMNIEGWTAMISIGFNAAISVRVSNELGAGNAALAKFSVIVVSITSTLIGVVCMIVVLATKNSFPYLFTSSEAVAAETTRIAVLLGFTVVLNSLQPVLSGVAVGAGWQALVAYVNIACYYIIGLPAGLILGFTLDFGVQGIWGGMVAGICLQTLILIGIIYYTNWNKEAEQAESRVQRWGGTARE, from the exons ATGGTTGGAAAGAATAACACTTTGCCGTTGCTTGACCCTCGTGATCCGCCGGAACTCAACGGAACCAAACCGGCGTCTAAAGTATGGGCCAAAGAGTTCGGCGAAGAGTCCAAGCGGCTTTGGGAGCTAGCGGGGCCGGCGATCTTTACAGCCATCAGTCAATACTCTCTCGGCGCACTCACTCAGACTTTCTCAGGTCGTCTCGGCGAACTCGAGCTCGCCGCTGTTTCAGTTGAGAACTCTGTCATCTCCGGTCTTGCCTTTGGTGTCATG TTAGGGATGGGGAGTGCGTTGGAGACATTGTGCGGACAAGCATATGGCGCGGGACAGATTAGGATGATGGGAATATATATGCAACGTTCGTGGGTCATTCTCTTTACCACTGCTTTGTGTTTGCTTCCCGTCTACATTTGGGCTCCTCCTATTCTTTCCTTCTTCGGCGAAGCTCCTAAGATCTCTAATGCCGCGg GGAAATTCGCACTGTGGATGATTCCACAACTATTTGCGTATGCAGCCAACTTCCCGATACAGAAATTTTTGCAGTCACAGAGGAAAGTTCTTGTGATGGCTTGGATCTCTGGAGTGGTTTTGGTTATACACGCAGTATTTAGTTGGCTCTTAATCCTTTACTTTAAGTGGGGACTTGTAGGTGCAGCCATCACTCTCAATACCTCGTGGTGGTTGATTGTTATTGGTCagcttttgtatattttaatcacTAAATCAGACGGTGCATGGACTGGATTTTCTCGGCTGGCGTTTCAGGACCTCTATGGATTTGTTAAACTTTCCTTAGCCTCTGCTGTTATGCTCTG TTTGGAGTTTTGGTACTTGATGGTTCTAGTCGTTGTTACCGGTCTTCTTCCTAATCCGTTGATACCAGTCGATGCCATCTCCATTTG CATGAACATAGAAGGGTGGACTGCCATGATATCAATAGGGTTTAACGCTGCCATAAG TGTAAGGGTATCAAATGAGCTGGGTGCGGGAAATGCAGCTTTAGCTAAATTCTCGGTGATAGTTGTCTCCATAACTTCAACTCTTATTGGGGTTGTGTGCATGATTGTTGTCTTAGCCACAAAAAACAGTTTCCCTTATCTTTTCACTTCTAGCGAAGCAGTGGCAGCAGAAACCACAAGAATAGCCGTCTTGTTGGGCTTCACTGTCGTCTTGAACAGCCTCCAGCCCGTCTTGTCAG gGGTTGCGGTTGGAGCTGGGTGGCAGGCTCTTGTTGCATACGTTAACATTGCGTGTTATTACATTATTGGACTTCCTGCTGGTCTTATTCTTGGATTCACACTAGACTTTGGCGTTCAG GGAATATGGGGAGGTATGGTAGCTGGAATATGCTTGCAAACACTTATATTGATTGGAATCATCTACTACACTAATTGGAACAAAGAG GCTGAGCAAGCGGAGAGTCGGGTTCAGAGATGGGGAGGAACAGCTCGGGAGTGA